A window of Torulaspora globosa chromosome 8, complete sequence contains these coding sequences:
- the PDR12 gene encoding ATP-binding cassette multidrug transporter PDR12 (ancestral locus Anc_8.517) yields MSSKEAHEDKDFSSNDENHSYAESVQSFARGADDAEQLGVTSQLSRHLSQMLSNEEGVERLASMARVLSTKTKKQMEKFEVDTLDFDLRALLNYLRSRQLEQGIEPGDSGVAFRNLTAVGIDASAAFGPSVEEMLRGIVSAPKHLGRLFGRKTDLPLRNIIQNCTGVVESGEMLFVVGRPGAGCSTLLKCVSGETGELVEVQGEFSYDGLDQHEMMSNYKGYVIYCPELDFHFPKITVKETIDFALKCKTPRVRVDQMTRKEYVNNIRDMWCTVFGLRHTYATKVGNDFVRGVSGGERKRVSLVEAQAMNASIYSWDNATRGLDASTALEFAQAIRTATNMVNNSAVVAIYQAGENIYQLFDKTTVLYNGRQIYFGPADKAVGYFQRMGWVKPNRMTSAEFLTSVTVDFENRTLEIAPGYEDKVPKSGAEFEEYWLNSEEYQEVLRSYDDYQARHPPEETRDRLEIAKKQRLQAGQRASSQYVVNYWTQVWYCMIRGFQRVKGDSTYTKVYLSSFLIKGLVVGSMFHRIDPKSQSTTAGAYSRGGLLFYVLLFAAVTSLAEIANSFATRPIIVKQKSYSMYHISAESLQEIITDIPTKLVAIIILSLVSYWIPYLKFTAAAFFQYLLYLFTVQQCTSFVFKFVATLTKDGETAHAIGGLWILMLCTYAGFVLPIGQMHHWIRWFHYLNPLTYGFESLMSTEFHGREMLCSQLIPSGPGYENVSIANQICHAAGAIKGHLYVSGDTYIKSQYHFAYKHAWRNWGINVVWTFGYIVFNVVLSEFLKPLEGGGDLLLYKRGHMPSFGTESAEARTATREEMMEALNGPGVDLTKVIAEKDVFTWNHLNYVIPYDGSTRQLLSDVFGYVKPGKMTALMGESGAGKTTLLNVLAQRINMGVITGDMLVNAKPLPASFNRSCGYVAQADNHMAELSVRESLRFAAELRQPASTPLEEKYEYVEKIITLLGMQNYAEALVGKTGRGLNVEQRKKLSIGVELVAKPSLLLFLDEPTSGLDSQSAWSIVQFMRALADSGQSILCTIHQPSATLFEQFDRLLLLKKGGKMVYFGDIGENSSTLLSYFERQSGVKCDKSENPAEYMLNCIGAGATASADADWHELWKNSPECAAAREEVEELHRVLPSRPTADDPELAGKFAASYATQMKALVRRTALQFWRSPVYIRGKFLECVSCALFVGLSYVGVNHSIGGAQQAFSSIFMILLVSVAMINQLQVFAYASRELYEVREASSNTFHWSALLLSHFLVETMWSTACQFMCYICYYWPAQYSGRASHAGFFFFFYVLIFPAYFCSYGLWILYLSPDVPSASMINSNLFAAMLLFCGILQPRQKMPGFWRRFMYNVSPFTYVVQALVGPLVHNKPVICSEHEFTVMDPPAGQTCGEYLGTYLSNNPGYLVNHDATENCQYCPYSMQDQVVAQYNVKWDQRWRNFGFMWVYIAFNLFAMCACYYIMRVKVWSLKSVLDFKKWFNGPRKERHEKDTTIFQQKPGDADKIKKN; encoded by the coding sequence ATGTCTTCAAAGGAAGCACATGAGGATAAGGATTTCTCGTCCAACGACGAGAACCACTCGTATGCTGAGTCTGTTCAGAGCTTTGCAAGAGGCGCAGATGATGCCGAGCAGTTGGGTGTCACATCACAATTGTCTCGTCACTTGAGCCAAATGTTGTCCAATGAGGAAGGTGTTGAAAGATTGGCTTCGATGGCAAGAGTTTTGTCTACCAAGACGAAAAAGCAGATGGAAAAGTTCGAAGTCGATACACTGGATTTCGATCTTCGTGCATTGCTGAATTATTTGAGGTCGCGTCAGTTGGAGCAAGGTATCGAGCCAGGTGATTCCGGCGTTGCCTTCAGGAATTTAACCGCTGTCGGTATCGATGCGTCCGCTGCTTTTGGACCGAGTGTCGAAGAAATGCTTCGTGGTATTGTCTCAGCACCTAAGCATCTTGGTCGTCTTTTTGGTAGAAAGACAGATCTCCCATTGAGAAATATCATTCAAAATTGTACCGGTGTGGTCGAGTCTGGTGAAATGTTGTTTGTCGTCGGACGACCTGGCGCTGGTTGTTCTACTCTTCTAAAGTGTGTGTCAGGCGAGACGGGTGAATTGGTCGAAGTTCAAGGTGAATTTTCTTACGATGGGTTGGACCAACATGAAATGATGTCCAACTATAAGGGTTACGTTATCTACTGTCCTGAGCTGGATTTCCATTTCCCAAAGATCACGGTGAAGGAAACCATTGATTTCGCTTTGAAATGTAAGACTCCTCGTGTTAGAGTGGATCAAATGACTAGAAAGGAGTATGTCAACAACATTAGAGACATGTGGTGCACTGTGTTCGGCTTAAGGCACACGTATGCTACCAAAGTCGGAAACGATTTTGTGAGAGGTGTTTCTGGTGGTGAAAGAAAGCGTGTCTCTTTGGTCGAAGCGCAGGCTATGAATGCTTCGATTTATTCTTGGGATAATGCTACCAGAGGTTTGGATGCTTCCACTGCGCTCGAATTTGCGCAAGCTATTAGAACTGCGACAAATATGGTTAACAACTCGGCGGTTGTAGCAATTTATCAGGCCGGTGAGAATATTTATCAGCTTTTTGATAAGACTACCGTGCTTTACAATGGCAGACAGATTTACTTCGGCCCAGCTGATAAGGCTGTGGGTTATTTCCAAAGAATGGGATGGGTGAAACCAAATAGAATGACGTCTGCGGAATTCCTGACCAGCGTCACTGTCGATTTTGAAAACAGAACCTTAGAAATCGCCCCCGGTTATGAGGACAAAGTCCCAAAATCTGGTGCTGAGTTTGAGGAGTACTGGTTAAATTCGGAAGAATACCAGGAAGTTTTAAGAAGTTACGATGATTATCAAGCAAGACATCCACCAGAGGAAACCAGAGACAGATTAGAGATAGCTAAAAAGCAGAGATTACAAGCAGGTCAACGTGCCAGCTCTCAATATGTTGTCAACTACTGGACACAAGTCTGGTATTGTATGATACGtggttttcaaagagttAAGGGTGATTCTACATATACGAAAGTTTATCTGTCGTCTTTCTTAATCAAAGGTTTAGTTGTCGGTTCCATGTTTCATAGAATTGATCCCAAGAGTCAGTCAACTACTGCAGGTGCATACTCTCGTGGTGGTTTGCTTTTTTATGTCTTACTTTTCGCCGCTGTTACCTCTTTGGCAGAAATAGCTAATTCCTTCGCGACCAGACCAATAATTGTGAAACAGAAATCATACTCAATGTATCACATTTCAGCTGAGTCATTGCAAGAAATTATCACTGATATCCCAACTAAACTGGTGGCTATTATCATTTTGTCACTTGTTTCTTACTGGATTCCATATCTAAAATTCACCGCTGCTGCTTTCTTCCAATATTTGCTTTACCTGTTTACCGTGCAACAATGTACTTCCTTCGTGTTCAAGTTCGTTGCTACGCTCACAAAAGATGGTGAAACTGCTCATGCTATTGGTGGTCTTTGGATTCTGATGCTTTGTACCTATGCGGGTTTCGTTTTGCCTATCGGCCAAATGCACCACTGGATCAGATGGTTCCATTACTTGAATCCTCTGACTTATGGATTCGAAAGTTTGATGTCAACCGAATTTCACGGAAGAGAAATGTTATGCAGTCAATTGATACCCAGTGGCCCCGGTTATGAGAACGTGTCAATCGCCAATCAGATTTGTCACGCCGCGGGCGCTATTAAAGGTCACCTATACGTGAGTGGAGATACCTATATCAAAAGCCAGTATCACTTTGCATACAAACACGCATGGAGAAATTGGGGTATCAATGTTGTTTGGACTTTCGGTTATATTGTGTTCAACGTCGTTCTGTCggaattcttgaagcccttGGAGGGCGGCGGTGATTTACTACTGTACAAGAGGGGGCATATGCCTAGTTTTGGTACTGAATCTGCTGAGGCTAGAACTGCAAcgagagaagaaatgatGGAAGCTCTGAATGGGCCAGGCGTCGACTTGACAAAAGTTATTGCTGAAAAGGATGTGTTTACTTGGAATCATTTGAACTACGTCATTCCCTATGATGGCTCCACGAGACAGCTACTAAGTGATGTCTTCGGTTATGTGAAGCCAGGTAAAATGACAGCGCTAATGGGTGAATCCGGTGCTGGTAAAACGACTCTGCTTAATGTCTTGGCCCAAAGAATCAATATGGGTGTCATAACCGGTGATATGCTTGTCAACGCAAAGCCCCTACCTGCTTCTTTCAACAGATCTTGTGGTTACGTCGCTCAGGCTGACAACCATATGGCCGAACTTTCAGTTAGAGAATCTCTGAGATTTGCCGCCGAATTGAGACAACCTGCGTCTACACCATTGGAGGAAAAATATGAGTATGTCGAAAAGATCATCACTTTATTAGGTATGCAAAATTACGCGGAAGCTTTGGTCGGTAAGACTGGTAGAGGTCTTAATGTCGAACAGAGGAAAAAGCTATCTATTGGTGTTGAACTGGTCGCAAAACCTTCTttgctgctctttttgGATGAACCTACGTCTGGCCTGGACTCTCAATCTGCATGGTCCATCGTTCAGTTCATGAGAGCTTTGGCTGATTCAGGACAATCTATTCTTTGTACCATTCATCAACCTTCTGCTACGCTGTTTGAACAGTTCGATAGGTTGTTGCTATTGAAAAAAGGTGGTAAAATGGTCTACTTTGGTGATATCGGCGAAAACTCAAGCACTTTGTTGAGTTACTTCGAGCGTCAATCTGGTGTCAAGTGTGATAAGTCTGAAAACCCTGCTGAGTATATGCTGAATTGTATTGGTGCCGGTGCCACGGCTAGTGCAGATGCTGATTGGCACGAGCTATGGAAAAATTCTCCTGAATGTGCTGCTGCGAGGGAAGAAGTCGAGGAGCTTCATCGCGTTCTTCCAAGCAGACCCACCGCTGACGATCCCGAATTGGCTGGCAAATTTGCTGCCTCTTATGCGACTCAAATGAAGGCCCTAGTCAGGAGAACCGCACTGCAGTTTTGGAGGTCACCGGTCTATATCAGAGGTAAATTTTTGGAGTGTGTTTCTTGTGCGCTTTTTGTGGGTCTTTCCTACGTCGGTGTCAATCATTCCATTGGCGGCGCTCAACAAGCTTTTTCCTCCATTTTTATGATTTTACTGGTTTCGGTGGCCATGATCAACCAATTGCAGGTCTTCGCCTATGCAAGCAGAGAGCTGTATGAAGTGAGAGAAGCATCCTCCAACACTTTCCACTGGAGTGCCCTGCTATTGAGTCATTTCCTGGTCGAAACAATGTGGTCCACCGCGTGTCAATTTATGTGTTACATTTGCTACTATTGGCCTGCCCAGTACAGCGGCAGAGCATCGCACGCAggtttcttctttttcttctacGTGTTGATTTTTCCCGCTTACTTCTGTTCTTATGGTCTGTGGATCTTGTACTTGTCTCCAGATGTCCCTTCTGCTTCGATGATCAACTCCAATCTGTTCGCTGCCATGCTTCTGTTCTGTGGTATATTACAGCCAAGACAGAAAATGCCTGgtttctggagaagattCATGTACAACGTCTCGCCCTTTACTTACGTCGTCCAAGCTTTGGTCGGGCCCTTGGTGCACAACAAACCGGTTATCTGCTCAGAACATGAATTCACTGTCATGGATCCACCGGCGGGCCAAACCTGTGGCGAGTATTTGGGTACGTACTTGAGCAACAATCCAGGTTATCTGGTCAACCACGACGCCACAGAGAATTGCCAATACTGTCCTTACTCCATGCAAGATCAAGTGGTTGCCCAGTACAACGTCAAATGGGATCAAAGATGGAGAAATTTCGGTTTCATGTGGGTTTACATCGCTTTCAACCTATTCGCCATGTGTGCTTGCTACTACATTATGAGAGTCAAGGTCTGGTCACTCAAATCTGTGctggatttcaagaagtgGTTCAATGGTCCTAGAAAGGAAAGACATGAGAAGGATACGACCATCTTCCAGCAAAAGCCAGGTGACGCTGATaaaatcaagaaaaactgA
- the YSY6 gene encoding Ysy6p (ancestral locus Anc_8.516), with product MAVQTPKQRLANQKFAKKNEKHRKFGKKKAKGDSQTGFTISKPWLLLLAFLIIGGGIIELVSYLL from the coding sequence ATGGCTGTTCAGACTCCTAAGCAGAGGTTGGCCAATCAGAAgttcgccaagaagaatgaaaagcACAGGAAGTTTGGtaagaagaaggcaaagGGCGATTCGCAAACCGGGTTTACGATCTCTAAACCATGGCTGTTGTTGCTGGCGTTTTTGATTATTGGCGGCGGGATCATCGAATTGGTAAGTTATCTGCTTTAA
- the TOS1 gene encoding Tos1p (ancestral locus Anc_8.515), with protein sequence MKFIKSLCAASLTALSVAQAGCVMSGGNYYCSETDAVVFSNVGYSGSYKDVTSMDESSGVCLQDTVSFSGSLAPLDEELSVHFRGPLRLLQFGVYYPSGGSSLGKRDNQVQEEPCEETVQSHKHKREVAVEYVQVTSTVYVNNKGQPVTSSVAQQEAPGNPATDVVSSYTFVNTIVTPSTSATPSTGTSATTVLTGGRAGSSSPEPASSSSIVSLSSSTKSSASASSTSGSSTSGAWVRSSYFQPGSASNCVFMNHQGGSAGSGVWSAAFGNSICYASSDGVSGASSAQALGDVTIKSGQEYMIFSGSQCSGNDCGYYRKNIPAYHGFGGENKIFVFEFSMPYDTAGSGYNQDMPAIWFLNAKIPRTLQYGKSECSCWKTGCGEFDLFEILSPGSDKLITHVHDGQGSDGTSTGGGGTQDYFQRPTSGTMKAAVIFNGSDKTIHIVKVDDDFDAQLSSDVVNSWLQKSGSTAALA encoded by the coding sequence ATGAAATTTATCAAAAGTCTGTGTGCTGCGTCCCTAACAGCGCTGTCGGTTGCGCAGGCCGGATGTGTCATGAGCGGTGGTAACTACTACTGTTCAGAGACCGATGCTGTGGTTTTTTCGAATGTCGGTTACTCCGGTTCGTATAAGGATGTGACTTCCATGGACGAAAGCAGCGGGGTCTGTCTTCAGGATACCGTTTCATTCTCAGGGTCCTTAGCCCCTCTGGATGAGGAGTTGTCGGTTCACTTCAGAGGTCCTTTGAGACTGCTGCAATTTGGTGTCTACTATCCATCCGGTGGCAGCTCCTTGGGCAAGAGAGATAACCAGGTGCAGGAGGAGCCTTGTGAGGAGACTGTGCAAAGCCATAAACATAAGAGAGAAGTCGCTGTCGAATACGTGCAAGTGACTTCCACCGTCTATGTTAACAACAAAGGTCAGCCTGTGACATCGTCTGTGGCGCAACAGGAGGCCCCAGGTAATCCCGCTACGGACGTGGTATCTTCTTACACCTTTGTCAACACGATTGTTACCCCATCCACAAGTGCCACTCCATCCACTGGTACATCTGCAACCACCGTCCTAACCGGCGGACGCGCCGGTAGCAGCTCACCAGAGCCCGcgtcctcctcctccaTTGTTTCCCTATCTTCATCTACCAAATCTTCCGCTTCGGCATCGAGCACCAGCGGTTCCAGCACTTCCGGCGCTTGGGTCAGAAGTTCCTATTTCCAACCCGGCTCCGCGTCAAACTGTGTGTTCATGAACCACCAAGGCGGTTCCGCAGGCTCCGGGGTCTGGTCCGCAGCGTTCGGTAACTCCATCTGTTACGCTTCCTCTGACGGTGTCAGCGGTGCCAGTTCCGCACAGGCGCTAGGAGACGTTACCATCAAATCCGGTCAAGAATATATGATCTTCTCTGGCTCCCAATGCAGTGGTAACGACTGTGGCTACTACAGAAAGAATATTCCTGCATACCACGGGTTTGGCGGTGAGAACAAGATCTTTGTCTTTGAGTTTTCCATGCCTTACGACACCGCCGGCAGTGGGTACAACCAGGACATGCCTGCAATCTGGTTCTTGAACGCCAAGATCCCACGTACCTTGCAATACGGCAAATCTGAATGTTCCTGCTGGAAGACCGGCTGTGGCGAATTCGATCTGTTCGAAATCTTGTCTCCAGGCTCAGACAAACTGATCACACACGTTCACGATGGTCAGGGTAGTGATGGTACCTCAACTGGCGGCGGCGGTACGCAGGACTACTTCCAAAGGCCTACCAGCGGCACCATGAAGGCCGCTGTGATCTTCAACGGTTCCGATAAGACCATTCACATCGTCAAGGTCGACGATGACTTCGACGCTCAGCTGTCCAGCGACGTGGTTAACTCTTGGTTACAAAAGTCAGGCTCCACCGCTGCCTTGGCTTAA
- the CSH1 gene encoding mannosylinositol phosphorylceramide synthase catalytic subunit CSH1 (ancestral locus Anc_8.514) gives MRKELKYMILGNLAIVSVILYVTFDLLTLAIDDTFQDALLESDLNPVAGSEKPQLIPKIIHQTYKTTDIPEVWKEGQQKCIDLHPDYKYILWTDEMALQFIREEYPDYLETFQNYKYPIQRADAIRYFILSHFGGVYIDLDDGCERRLDPLLTVPAFARKTSPTGISNDVLGSVPQHPFFLKLRDSLHRYDRNWLVPYITIMASTGPLFVSMVWKQYKRWGVPENGVVRILQPGDYKMHTYSFFSISRGSSWHLDDAKFVKSLANHILACVVAGFVFAFFVLYCEYCFYCWLCSKSGNNKGFVSRFYRRILAAVGLQSRSDNASVIVNARSSNDDVRLRRLRKDSNLPHSFVLSDLEKNHPTFTDMST, from the coding sequence ATGAGGAAAGAGTTGAAATATATGATTCTGGGGAATCTGGCGATTGTCTCAGTGATATTATATGTGACGTTTGATTTATTGACTTTAGCCATAGACGATACTTTCCAAGATGCTCTGTTGGAGAGCGATTTGAATCCTGTCGCTGGGAGTGAGAAACCGCAGCTTATCCCCAAGATTATCCACCAGACATACAAGACGACCGATATACCGGAGGTCTGGAAGGAAGGCCAACAAAAATGTATCGACCTGCATCCCGATTACAAGTACATACTTTGGACCGATGAGATGGCGTTGCAGTTTATTCGAGAGGAGTATCCGGATTATCTGGAGACTTTCCAGAACTACAAGTATCCGATCCAGAGGGCGGACGCTATCAGATATTTTATTCTTTCGCATTTTGGCGGTGTCTACATCGATTTAGACGACGGATGTGAAAGAAGACTGGATCCGCTGTTGACGGTGCCGGCATTTGCCAGAAAGACGTCGCCTACCGGTATTTCGAACGATGTGCTGGGCTCAGTGCCACAGCATccgttcttcttgaagctcagAGACTCCCTCCACAGGTATGACAGAAACTGGCTGGTACCGTACATTACGATCATGGCTTCGACGGGACCGCTGTTCGTCAGTATGGTCTGGAAGCAGTACAAGAGATGGGGGGTTCCGGAGAATGGTGTCGTGAGGATCTTGCAACCTGGGGACTACAAGATGCACACTTACTCGTTTTTCTCGATCTCGAGGGGCTCGTCGTGGCATTTGGACGATGCCAAGTTTGTCAAATCGCTGGCAAATCACATCTTGGCATGTGTTGTAGCCGGGTTTGTGTTTGCGTTCTTCGTGCTTTACTGCGAGTATTGCTTCTACTGCTGGCTATGTTCGAAGAGCGGCAACAACAAGGGCTTCGTCTCACGGTTTTACCGGAGAATACTCGCGGCCGTGGGTCTGCAATCACGATCCGACAATGCGAGCGTGATCGTCAACGCCCGTAGCAGTAACGACGATGTAAGGCTTAGAAGGTTGAGAAAGGATTCCAACTTGCCACACAGCTTTGTCCTTTCGgatctggagaagaatCATCCAACTTTCACCGATATGAGTACCTGA
- the CDC28 gene encoding cyclin-dependent serine/threonine-protein kinase CDC28 (ancestral locus Anc_8.513), with product MSSELVNYKRLEKVGEGTYGVVYKALDLRHGQRVVALKKIRLESEDEGVPSTAIREISLLKELKDENIVRLYDIVHSDAHKLYLVFEFLELDLKRYMEGIPKDQPLGDKVIQKFMMQLCKGIAYCHSHRILHRDLKPQNLLINRDGNLKLGDFGLARAFGVPLRAYTHEIVTLWYRAPEVLLGGKQYSTGVDIWSIGCIFAEMCNRKPIFSGDSEIDQIFKIFRTLGTPTEAIWPDIVYLPDFKPSFPKWHRKELAKVVPSLNAQGIDLLNNLLAYDPINRISAKRAAMHPYFEEMLT from the coding sequence ATGAGCAGTGAGTTAGTCAATTACAAGAGACTAGAGAAGGTCGGCGAAGGCACATATGGTGTTGTGTACAAGGCGCTTGACCTGCGCCACGGTCAAAGAGTCGTCGccctgaagaagatccGGTTGGAAAGCGAGGACGAAGGGGTACCTAGCACTGCGATTCGCGAGATTTCCctgctcaaagagctcaagGATGAGAACATCGTGCGTCTGTATGATATCGTGCATTCCGATGCTCACAAGCTATATCTGGTGTTCGAGTTTCTGGAGCTAGATCTGAAGAGATACATGGAGGGCATCCCCAAGGACCAGCCGCTGGGCGACAAAGTCATACAGAAATTCATGATGCAGCTGTGCAAGGGCATTGCGTACTGCCACTCGCATCGTATCCTACATCGAGATCTGAAACCGCAGAACCTCTTGATCAACCGAGATGGAAACCTGAAGCTGGGCGACTTCGGGCTCGCTAGAGCCTTCGGCGTGCCTCTGAGAGCCTACACGCACGAGATCGTCACTCTGTGGTACAGGGCCCCCGAGGTGCTGCTCGGCGGCAAGCAATACAGCACCGGGGTCGACATCTGGTCCATCGGCTGCATCTTTGCCGAGATGTGCAACCGGAAGCCCATCTTCAGCGGCGACAGCGAGATCGaccagatcttcaagatcttcaggACCCTGGGGACCCCCACCGAGGCCATTTGGCCCGACATTGTCTACCTACCGGACTTCAAGCCCAGTTTCCCCAAGTGGCACCGCAAGGAGCTGGCCAAAGTAGTCCCCTCGCTAAACGCGCAAGGCATCGATCTACTAAACAACCTACTAGCCTACGACCCTATCAACAGGATAAGCGCCAAGAGAGCAGCGATGCATCCATACTTCGAAGAAATGCTAACCTAG
- the IFA38 gene encoding ketoreductase (ancestral locus Anc_8.512), protein MSCFMDQLHSVGGKSKILNALLWCIFGFGVVKATTLLLRATALILDLFVLPSVNYSKYGAGKGKYCVVTGASDGIGKEFATQMARRKFNLILISRTLSKLEALQKELQGKYGIDVKILSIDVSHDVPENYVAVKELCQGLPITVLINNVGLSHNCPVPFLETEEQELRNIITINNTATLLFTQIITPTIIETAASSKCRGLVLTMGSFGGLLPTPLLATYSGSKAFLQSWSNALAGELKEANVDVELILSYLVTSAMSKVRRTSVMIPNPRNFVSSALSSVGRRCGAQERYATVTPYWSHALQHWFIEETVGVYSRIANAMNLKMHKSIRARYLRKKLREEKKQ, encoded by the coding sequence TCTCAATGCTTTGTTGTGGTGTATCTTTGGATTTGGTGTTGTGAAAGCCACAACGCTTCTATTGAGGGCCACTGCACTGATTCTAGATCTGTTTGTGTTACCATCAGTCAACTACTCGAAGTACGGAGCTGGAAAGGGAAAATACTGTGTTGTCACTGGTGCTAGTGATGGTATTGGCAAGGAGTTTGCAACTCAAATGGCCCGCCGGAAGTTCAACTTAATCTTAATCTCCAGAACTCTGTCCAAGTTGGAAGCTCTAcagaaggagctgcaaGGCAAATATGGCATTGATGTCAAGATTTTATCTATTGATGTTTCCCACGATGTCCCCGAGAACTACGTTGCCGTAAAGGAACTTTGTCAAGGGCTACCGATCACAGTGTTGATTAACAACGTTGGGCTATCCCATAACTGTCCCGTTCCGTTCCTGGAAACAGAGGAGCAGGAATTGCGGAACATCATTACGATCAACAACACCGCAACATTGCTCTTCACTCAAATCATCACCCCAACGATCATCGAAACAGCCGCTTCATCTAAGTGTCGTGGTCTCGTCCTGACTATGGGTTCATTTGGAGGCCTTCTTCCCACTCCGCTTCTAGCCACTTACAGTGGCTCCAAGGCGTTCCTTCAGAGCTGGTCTAATGCCCTGGCCGGCGAGCTCAAGGAAGCCAATGTCGATGTCGAGTTGATCCTATCTTATCTAGTCACCAGTGCTATGTCCAAAGTGAGGAGGACCTCAGTCATGATACCAAATCCAAGAAACTTCGTCTCGTCCGCGCTATCCAGCGTCGGAAGACGCTGTGGCGCCCAGGAAAGGTACGCCACCGTGACTCCTTACTGGTCCCACGCCCTGCAACACTGGTTCATCGAGGAAACCGTAGGAGTCTACTCCAGGATAGCGAACGCTATGAACCTCAAGATGCACAAATCCATCAGGGCAAGATATCTGAGAAAGAAGTTGAgagaggagaagaagcagtaA